Genomic segment of Diabrotica undecimpunctata isolate CICGRU unplaced genomic scaffold, icDiaUnde3 ctg00002328.1, whole genome shotgun sequence:
tcgtaattcacctaccaatttttccattgttgtaacgtcagctctattaatattatcttgtatataaattggcaaatttgttacaattaaatcaattagtatatcaatgggaaaatcattctttatatttagcaataaattttctttacgaaacgcataatcaacaatactaccacctatatacctaaaagaataagcttgcctatgattatgccaacctgtttcacaaaaactatctaaaaaattaattttccatacctcaaaactgttatctaagcctaatgttattatttttgattcaaaccattcttttgctattccatcaagaaacaaacgtagaatcaaaatcttgtcttcatcagcaaccacctcacatcgcaaacattctgattcgaaggtcttgagccatgaattcattggaacattatttccatcaaaatttcgaagtacaaaatcatcttttattttttttaaatttttcttttcaactttaggtaaatttgtgtcattaaatttctggagcaactcagcaaatgatggaaattgttcagctgtttctatcttctcatacactggtaataaggtctgttgtaagtactcactttgataaaccacatcaccatctgaatcaaaataaatctccttcaaattgtcttctaatgctatagtacatgttctaaaggatcctcttgttttcatagatgctaatatattcttcacttttttcagatgaaatagttcagaatgatcaatttgaagttgtttttcaaaggggatttcataataaaaacgggaccctgttggctgcagccacttaaatttatatacatttttcttactatcactactgtttgcttctatagccatgcaaattctcattgatgtaaaattcattcttaaatatcgttttatccaaataacggcttggaaatttatagttatcactatattttttttatcagcttaagttcttgatttataagtgtaatatcatacccttattcatgtgaagagatagcagtttgaattcgtctaaaaagagtttattatcgttaaaattctacaatataaattattaacaataataacataactaaaataacttaacaaatatacaaacctaaaaagagaatcaagaacaatgctatttcttacgccattaagtaatttgacaattgtacca
This window contains:
- the LOC140431947 gene encoding uncharacterized protein → MNFTSMRICMAIEANSSDSKKNVYKFKWLQPTGSRFYYEIPFEKQLQIDHSELFHLKKVKNILASMKTRGSFRTCTIALEDNLKEIYFDSDGDVVYQSEYLQQTLLPVYEKIETAEQFPSFAELLQKFNDTNLPKVEKKNLKKIKDDFVLRNFDGNNVPMNSWLKTFESECLRCEVVADEDKILILRLFLDGIAKEWFESKIITLGLDNSFEVWKINFLDSFCETGWHNHRQAYSFRYIGGSIVDYAFRKENLLLNIKNDFPIDILIDLIVTNLPIYIQDNINRADVTTMEKLVGELRKLESLVIKKKNKLETKPNFYQKSTIIPEEQKTTCQYCDRKGFPGRFHPEAICRLKQKDKKVTKENKSNDIKYINNIAIQETLNETVTEQKN